One Punica granatum isolate Tunisia-2019 chromosome 3, ASM765513v2, whole genome shotgun sequence genomic window carries:
- the LOC116199406 gene encoding calmodulin-binding receptor-like cytoplasmic kinase 3 has protein sequence MEKLSEEEEDKKRDKGVAEGGAGGSDEAGCHLFGSRRTSGKEGRKAGRLNGQRCSAGGKVKHRYHLETADSSKTGLKAATFEDCADDRIGYSVHSGQELFFINGDLVDKSLFCNALQSYYINHCSVEEFPGFSHCWLDLSQVNSHPYRGKKLLVDGGVRRELAEQRNTEGEKGRTAYNHKLTTVKIGMAGTGIFALCCISLCSCFFKKRKPAGHTVLSKDVYSTADSVSSFGANSSFERVPPSPLRAIASPRQTSNSPRFSMSPSPRLTGLGSIHLNFNQVAKATQNFSPAMKIGKGGFGIVYKGHLDDGRVVAIKRAKRDHFKDQKNEFSREVELLAKIDHQNLVKLLGFIDKGDERLIITEYVPNGTLRVHLDGRRGRILDFNQRLGIAIDVAHGLTYLHMYSEKQIIHRDVKSSNILLTNTMRAKVADFGFARLGAEDSEQSHVNTVVKGTVGYLDPEYMKSHQLTAKSDVYSFGILLLEILTSRRPVELKRPIDERVTLIWVFKKLEEGNVLDLVDPKMEEAVDGEILMRFFELAIQCAAPVRADRPDMKLVGEQLWGIRAEYHRRSRRG, from the exons ATGCCACttgtttggatcaagaaggaCTAGcgggaaggaaggaaggaaggcaGGCAGGCTCAACGGTCAACGATGCTCTGCTGGGGGAAAAGTCAAACACAG GTATCATCTGGAAACCGCTGATTCGTCTAAAACAGGTTTAAAGGCTGCAACTTTTGAG GACTGCGCGGATGATCGGATTGGCTATTCAGTTCATTCGGGTCAAGAACTGTTCTTCATCAACGGGGATTTAGTGGATAAGAGCTTGTTCTGCAATGCCCTTCAGTCCTACTACATAAACCATTGCTCTGTGGAGGAATTTCCAGGGTTTAGCCACTGTTGGCTGGACCTCTCACAAG TTAACTCGCATCCATATAGAGGGAAGAAGCTTTTGGTGGATGGGGGCGTCAGAAGAGAACTCGCAGAACAACGGAACACTGAAGGGGAAAAAGGGAGGACTGCTTACAATCACAAGTTAACCACTGTAAAAATTGGCATGGCTGGAACTGGAATTTTTGCTCTGTGTTGCATTTCACTCTGTTCTTGTTTCTTTAAGAAAAGGAAACCAGCTGGTCACACTGTCCTCTCCAAGGATGTTTATTCAA CAGCAGATTCAGTCTCTTCCTTTGGAGCGAATTCCTCCTTCGAAAGGGTCCCACCAAGTCCTCTTCGGGCCATAGCGAGTCCACGCCAGACATCCAACAGCCCAAGATTCTCAATGTCTCCAAGTCCAAGACTCACAGGATTGGGATCGATACACCTCAACTTCAATCAGGTCGCTAAGGCCACTCAAAATTTCTCACCTGCAATGAAAATCGGGAAAGGAGGATTTGGGATTGTCTACAAAGGACATCTTGACGACGGGCGAGTAGTTGCCATAAAGAGAGCAAAGAGG GACCATTTCAAGGATCAGAAGAATGAATTCAGTAGGGAGGTGGAGCTCCTTGCAAAAATCGATCATCAGAATCTGGTGAAGCTGCTCGGGTTCATCGATAAAGGAGATGAACGTCTTATCATCACGGAGTATGTGCCAAATGGTACTCTGAGGGTACATTTGGATG GTCGACGCGGACGAATTCTCGATTTTAATCAGCGGCTTGGAATTGCTATTGATGTTGCTCACGGATTGACCTATCTACACATGTACTCAG AGAAGCAAATCATCCATCGAGATGTGAAATCGTCCAACATTCTTCTGACGAACACCATGAGGGCCAAGGTTGCTGATTTCGGGTTCGCAAGGCTCGGGGCCGAGGACTCTGAGCAGAGTCACGTAAATACAGTTGTGAAAGGGACGGTTGGTTACTTGGATCCAGAATATATGAAGAGCCACCAACTCACTGCCAAGAGTGACGTGTACTCCTTTGGGATTTTACTTCTTGAGATTCTCACCAGCCGTCGCCCTGTGGAACTGAAGAGACCCATAGATGAGCGTGTCACACTTATCTGG GTCTTCAAGAAGCTTGAGGAAGGAAACGTACTTGACCTTGTGGACCCTAAAATGGAAGAAGCAGTCGATGGGGAGATACTCATGAGATTCTTTGAGTTGGCGATTCAGTGTGCAGCACCTGTGCGGGCTGATCGGCCAGACATGAAATTAGTGGGAGAGCAGCTATGGGGTATAAGAGCAGAGTATCACAGGAGATCGAGGAGAGGTTAA
- the LOC116199991 gene encoding putative chloride channel-like protein CLC-g — protein MPAAEAAESDGGGDPESLTQPLLNSQRSVINSTSQVAIVGAKLCPIESLDYEIAENDFFKQDWRARGRVQIFQYIFMKWLLCLLIGSLVSLVGFFNNLAVENIAGIKFVVTSNMMLTGRYGMAFLVFSVSNFVLTLFPAVITSFISPTAAGSGIPEVKAYLNGVDAPGIFSLRTLFVKIFGSISAVASSLFIGKAGPMVHTGACIAFQLSQGGSKKYHLTWRWLRYFKNDRDRRDLITCGSAAGIAASFRAPVGGLLFALEEMASWWRSALLWRAFFTTAVVAIILRALIDVCLSGKCGLFGKGGLIMYDVTSTNVAYHLSDVPPVLVLGVVGGLLGAVYNFLLAKVLRVYSLINEKGKVCKILLASWISIFTSCLLFGLPWLASCKACPAIAGEACPTIGRSGNYKKFQCPNGEYNDLASLIFNTNDDAIKNLFSKGTDSEFQFTSMIIFFLTCFVLSIVSYGVVVPAGLFVPVIVMGASYGRIVGMLIGSRSNLNHGLFAVLGAASLLGGSMRMTVSLCVILLELTNNLLLLPLMMVVLLISKTVADAFNGNIYDIIMKAKGFPYLENHAEPYMRQLTVGDVVTGPLQLFNGIEKVGNIVHVLKTTKHNAFPVIDEPPISVSPVLFGLILRAHLIELLKGRIFSPTPEYSEIDVLQHFSADDFAKRGSGHGDSIDDIEFSEEELEMYVDLHPFTNASPYTVVETMSLAKALILFREVGLRHLLVIPKVFGRSPVVGILTRHDFMPEHILGLHPSLIRSRWKRLRFQFPRILKFF, from the exons ATGCCTGCTGCTGAAGCTGCCGAGTCCGATGGAGGAGGGGACCCGGAGTCCCTCACTCAACCTCTGCTCAATTCCCAGAGATCCgtcattaactccacctcccaGGTGGCCATTGTTGGCGCCAAGTTGTGCCCCATTGAGAGCCTTGACTATGA GATTGCAGAGAATGATTTTTTCAAGCAAGATTGGAGAGCAAGAGGAAGAGTCCAGATTTTCCAGTACATATTCATGAAGTGGTTGCTATGCCTCTTAATCGGCTCACTTGTCAGTCTTGTCGGGTTCTTCAACAACCTTGCGGTGGAGAACATTGCAGGCATTAAGTTTGTCGTCACTTCTAATATGATGTTGACTGGAAG GTATGGGATGGCTTTTCTAGTTTTTTCTGTTTCCAATTTTGTTCTCACCTTATTCCCAGCTGTAATCACATCCTTTATATCCCCCACTGCTGCTGGCTCGGGTATACCAGAAGTCAAGGCTTACCTGAACGGTGTGGATGCACCGGGGATTTTTTCGTTACGAACTTTGTTTGTGAAG ATATTCGGGAGCATTTCAGCAGTTGCATCCTCTCTTTTCATTGGAAAGGCAGGGCCCATGGTTCACACTGGGGCGTGTATTGCTTTCCAGTTGAGCCAGGGCGGGTCAAAAAAATACCACCTAACTTGGAGATGGTTGCGCTATTTCAAGAACGACAGAGACCGTAGAGATCTTATAACTTGTGGGTCAGCTGCAGGAATTGCTGCCTCTTTTCGTGCCCCAGTTGGTGGTTTGTTGTTTGCCCTTGAAGAGATGGCATCTTG GTGGAGAAGTGCACTTCTCTGGAGAGCTTTCTTTACCACAGCCGTAGTGGCAATCATACTTCGGGCACTTATTGATGTCTGTCTTAGTGGAAAATGCGGACTATTTGGTAAAGGAGGTTTAATAATGTACGATGTCACTTCGACAAATGTTGCATATCACCTCTCGGATGTGCCCCCCGTGCTTGTCCTTGGCGTTGTCGGGGGATTGTTGGGGGCCGTTTATAACTTTCTCTTGGCTAAGGTTCTCCGAGTCTACAGCCTCATTAATGA GAAAGGAAAGGTCTGTAAGATCTTGCTTGCCAGTTGGATTTCCATCTTCACATCATGTCTCCTGTTCGGGCTCCCATGGCTTGCATCGTGCAAAGCCTGCCCCGCCATTGCAGGGGAAGCATGCCCCACCATTGGCCGATCAGGTAACTACAAGAAGTTTCAATGCCCCAATGGAGAGTACAATGACCTTGCGAGTCTCATATTCAATACTAATGATGATGCGATCAAGAACCTCTTCAGCAAGGGCACTGATTCCGAGTTCCAGTTCACCTCGAtgatcatcttcttcctcaccTGCTTCGTCCTCAGCATCGTGAGCTACGGGGTCGTGGTCCCTGCAGGCCTCTTCGTCCCTGTTATTGTAATGGGTGCGTCCTATGGACGCATCGTGGGAATGCTGATTGGATCCCGCTCAAACCTCAACCATGGGCTTTTTGCGGTGCTCGGTGCAGCCTCCTTGCTCGGTGGATCGATGAGGATGACTGTTTCTCTATGTGTCATCCTCTTGGAGTTGACCAATAACCTACTCTTGCTCCCCCTCATGATGGTGGTTCTTCTCATCTCGAAGACAGTTGCAGATGCCTTTAACGGGAATATTTATGACATCATAATGAAGGCAAAGGGGTTCCCCTACCTTGAGAACCATGCTGAGCCGTACATGAGGCAACTCACTGTTGGGGATGTGGTGACAGGTCCGCTCCAGCTATTCAATGGAATTGAGAAGGTTGGGAATATTGTGCACGTGCTCAAGACCACAAAGCACAATGCAttccctgtgatcgatgaacCTCCAATTTCGGTGTCCCCAGTCCTGTTCGGCCTGATCCTCCGGGCCCACCTCATTGAGCTCCTCAAGGGTAGGATTTTCTCGCCAACTCCAGAGTACAGTGAGATCGATGTGCTTCAGCACTTTTCAGCCGATGATTTTGCAAAGCGGGGTTCGGGGCATGGTGATAGTATCGATGATATTGAATTCAGCGAAGAGGAGTTGGAGATGTATGTGGATTTGCATCCGTTCACGAATGCTTCGCCTTATACAGTTGTGGAGACAATGTCCCTCGCAAAGGCTCTCATACTTTTCCGGGAAGTTGGTCTAAGGCACCTTCTCGTGATTCCTAAGGTCTTCGGG AGATCACCAGTGGTCGGCATATTGACAAGGCATGATTTCATGCCAGAGCACATATTAGGCTTGCACCCTTCCCTCATAAGAAGCCGGTGGAAGCGATTGAGATTCCAGTTCCCCCGCATATTGAAGTTTTTCTAG
- the LOC116198831 gene encoding bifunctional purple acid phosphatase 26 yields the protein MQSLFVKVTFVAFISLSSAAIGYGGVTSKFVRSEWPSVDIPLNNEAFAIPKGHNAPQQVHITQGDYDGKAVIISWVTPDEPGSNKVHYGTSEKNYVHSAEGTVTNYTFHEYKSGYIHHCLVDGLEYDTKYYYKIGSGESSREFWFQTPPRIGPDVPYKFGMIGDLGQTYNSLSTLEHYMHSGAQTVLFVGDLSYADRYQYNDVGLRWDTWGRFVERSTAYQPWIWSAGNHEIEYMPYMGEVTPFKSYLYRYATPYLASKSSSPMWYAVRRASAHIIVLSSYSPFVKYTPQWFWLKEELKKVDREKTPWLIVLMHVPIYNSNEAHFMEGESMRAVFEKWFVRKKVDVVFAGHVHAYERSYRISNINYNVSSGDRYPMPDKSAPVYITVGDGGNQEGLAGRFRDPQPEYSAFREASYGHSTLEIKNRTHAFYHWNRNDDGKKVPTDSFVIHNRHWASNLRRRKLKKHYLRIVGGRTATI from the exons ATGCAGTCACTTTTCGTGAAGGTTACTTTTGTGGCCTTTATCTCCCTAAGCTCTGCAGCCATTGGATATGGAGGGGTCACAAGTAAATTTGTTAGATCAGAGTGGCCGTCCGTGGACATTCCGCTGAACAATGAAGCATTTGCGATTCCAAAGGGTCATAATGCGCCGCAACAA GTGCACATCACACAAGGTGACTATGATGGAAAGGCCGTCATTATATCGTGGGTGACTCCTGATGAACCGGGATCCAATAAAGTTCACTACGGCACATCGGAGAAAAATTATGTTCACTCTGCTGAAGGGACAGTGACTAATTACACTTTTCATGAGTATAAGTCTGGCTACATCCATCACTGCCTAGTCGATGGTCTTGAG TATGATACAAAGTACTATTACAAGATTGGAAGTGGAGAATCTTCGCGAGAATTCTGGTTTCAGACACCTCCAAGAATTGGTCCAGATGTTCCATACAAGTTTGGAATGATTG GTGATCTGGGTCAGACTTACAATTCTCTCTCCACCCTTGAGCATTATATGCATAGTGGAGCACAGACAGTCTTGTTTGTTGGCGACCTTTCTTATGCTGATCGTTACCAGTATAATGACGTTGGTTTACGATGGGATACGTGGGGCCGCTTTGTTGAGCGAAGTACAGCTTATCAACCTTGGATATGGTCTGCTGGAAACCATGAGATTGAGTACATGCCATACATG GGGGAAGTTACACCTTTTAAGTCATATCTTTACCGGTACGCAACGCCATATCTGGCCTCTAAGAGTAGCAGTCCTATGTGGTATGCTGTCAGACGCGCGTCTGCCCATATAATCGTTCTCTCAAGCTATTCTCCTTTTG TGAAATACACGCCACAGTGGTTCTGGCTGAAAGAAGAATTGAAGAAGGTGGACCGGGAGAAGACTCCTTGGCTCATTGTTCTCATGCATGTTCCAATATACAACAGTAATGAGGCACACTTCATGGAGGGAGAAAGCATGAGAGCAGTGTTTGAGAAGTGGTTTGTCCGTAAGAAAGTGGATGTTGTCTTTGCTGGCCACGTCCATGCTTATGAAAGATCG TATCGTATCTCAAACATAAATTATAACGTGTCAAGTGGGGATCGTTATCCTATGCCGGACAAATCGGCTCCTGTCTACATTACTGTTGGAGATGGTGGTAATCAAGAAGGTCTCGCTGGAAG ATTCAGAGATCCACAGCCTGAATATTCCGCATTCCGAGAAGCCAGTTATGGCCACTCCACTCTCGAAATTAAGAACCGGACCCACGCTTTCTATCACTGGAACCGCAACGATGATGGAAAGAAGGTGCCGACTGACTCCTTTGTAATACACAATCGGCACTG GGCGAGCAATCTCAGGAGAAGAAAGCTGAAGAAGCACTATCTGAGAATCGTTGGAGGTCGAACTGCGACCATCTGA
- the LOC116198833 gene encoding actin-related protein 2/3 complex subunit 3 translates to MVYHSSFVDEEGITKACGCPLLPLKSHIKGPAPVSGRDATDIVDEAITFFRANVFFRNFDIKSPADKLLIYLTFYINSALKRLEGCRTLAEGTKAIISLGLEKVPVPGESGFPFPGLFPLPQSSQEAELFRNYLKQIREETSGRLLSVAYRPNGTPNKWWLAFAKRKFMNIIDQRSV, encoded by the exons ATG GTGTATCATTCCAGTTTTGTGGATGAGGAAGGAATTACCAAGGCTTGTGGGTGTCCCCTGCTTCCGTTAAAAAGCCACATAAAAGGTCCAGCTCCAGTCTCCGGACGAG ATGCAACTGACATTGTTGATGAAGCAATTACATTCTTCCGAGCAAATGTCTTCTTCAGAAACTTTGATATCAAGAGCCCTGCTGATAAGCTCCTCATTTACTTGACCTTCTACATCAATTCGGCTTTGAAGAGGCTCGAGGGCTGCAGAACTTTGGCTGAAGGGACCAAAGCTATCATTAGCTTGGGCCTGGAGAAGGTTCCCGTGCCTGGAGAGTCTGGATTTCCTTTTCCAGGCCTCTTCCCCTTGCCTCAGTCTTCGCAGGAAGCAG AGCTATTCAGAAACTATCTAAAGCAGATAAGGGAAGAAACAAGTGGGAGGTTACTTAGCGTTGCATACAGACCCAATGGGACGCCGAACAAGTGGTGGTTGGCTTTCGCcaagagaaaattcatgaacaTCATCGATCAGCGATCTGTCTAA